One region of Roseovarius faecimaris genomic DNA includes:
- a CDS encoding DNA cytosine methyltransferase, translating into MLTSVEVCAGAGGQALGLEKAGFAHTALVEIDKHCCNTLRHNRPGWNVLEEDMRVFKERAADYKGMDLLAGGLPCPPFSVAGKQLGEQDERNLFNDAIDIVDAARPRAVMIENVRGFLDAVFHDYRERLKSQLEKLGYKTDWRLLNASDYGVPQLRPRVVIVAVQKERAEFFDWPEPNPHNPPTVGETLRDLMAARGWRGAEDWAAKADEIAPTIVGGSKKHGGPDLGPTRARAAWATLGVEGRTIAPEPPDAFHQGMPRLTVPMVARIQGFPDEWHFTGAKTNAYRQVGNAFPPPVAQAVAGQIAKTLRKRVLRTVRA; encoded by the coding sequence ATGCTGACATCTGTAGAGGTTTGCGCCGGTGCCGGTGGGCAGGCTCTCGGGTTGGAGAAGGCCGGGTTCGCCCATACCGCATTGGTGGAAATCGACAAGCATTGCTGCAACACGCTGCGCCATAACCGGCCCGGCTGGAACGTGCTTGAAGAGGATATGCGGGTCTTCAAGGAACGCGCCGCTGATTACAAGGGCATGGACCTTCTTGCGGGCGGATTGCCGTGCCCACCGTTTTCGGTCGCTGGCAAGCAACTGGGTGAGCAGGACGAGCGCAATCTGTTCAATGACGCCATCGACATTGTGGATGCGGCGCGGCCGCGCGCCGTGATGATCGAAAATGTGCGCGGCTTTCTGGATGCGGTGTTTCACGATTATCGCGAACGTCTGAAATCGCAGCTTGAGAAGCTGGGCTACAAGACCGATTGGCGGCTTCTGAACGCGTCTGATTATGGTGTTCCGCAACTGCGGCCACGGGTGGTGATCGTGGCGGTTCAGAAGGAACGGGCTGAGTTCTTCGACTGGCCCGAGCCCAACCCGCACAACCCGCCCACAGTGGGAGAAACCCTGCGGGACCTCATGGCCGCCCGTGGCTGGCGCGGGGCCGAGGACTGGGCGGCGAAAGCCGATGAGATCGCCCCGACCATTGTTGGCGGCTCCAAGAAACATGGCGGCCCCGACCTGGGTCCGACGCGCGCGCGCGCGGCCTGGGCGACGCTGGGCGTCGAAGGACGCACCATTGCGCCCGAGCCACCCGATGCCTTTCATCAGGGTATGCCGCGCCTGACCGTACCGATGGTGGCCCGCATCCAGGGCTTTCCGGATGAATGGCACTTCACCGGGGCCAAGACCAATGCCTATCGTCAGGTCGGCAATGCCTTCCCGCCCCCGGTGGCTCAAGCGGTGGCGGGGCAGATCGCCAAGACGCTGCGCAAGCGTGTTTTGCGCACGGTCAGGGCCTGA
- a CDS encoding NaeI family type II restriction endonuclease produces MKRNIPDSIVVAGHRDYDVLHAIAGDILRRAGDQAALAARVPAMLRCCVDDVIMTPKTGRRAYEKLEKTEKTYIGTRVEIELRAMLNLPRGRLDTVILGHDVDIKHTMGSNWMIPTEAVGHPCILVAADEPRAVCYLGLVVARPDYLTHGQNKDAKKSVSAEGFANIYWLLRDHPYPPNFWRTIPPEAVESIFAGRSGNERMMSLFREVQRVPITRDVVEAVAQQRDFMRRIRSDNGRGTRDHLAREGILLLSGQYDAPLIASLGLARCTGSEFISCRPDSQSEADLAAQHGIAVDLSPN; encoded by the coding sequence TTGAAGCGGAACATACCAGACAGCATCGTTGTGGCGGGGCACCGGGATTATGACGTGCTGCATGCGATCGCGGGCGACATATTGCGGCGCGCGGGGGATCAGGCGGCACTGGCGGCCAGGGTCCCGGCCATGTTGCGGTGCTGCGTCGATGACGTGATCATGACGCCCAAGACCGGACGGCGCGCCTATGAGAAGCTGGAAAAGACCGAAAAGACCTATATCGGCACGCGGGTGGAGATCGAGCTGCGCGCGATGCTGAACCTCCCCCGGGGTCGGCTGGATACGGTCATCCTGGGGCATGATGTGGATATCAAACACACGATGGGCAGCAACTGGATGATCCCGACAGAAGCCGTGGGCCATCCCTGTATCCTCGTCGCCGCGGACGAGCCGCGCGCGGTTTGCTATCTCGGGCTAGTCGTCGCGCGGCCTGACTACCTGACCCATGGTCAGAACAAGGACGCGAAGAAATCGGTTTCTGCCGAAGGGTTTGCCAATATCTACTGGCTGCTGCGGGATCACCCCTATCCGCCGAATTTCTGGCGCACCATCCCGCCGGAGGCGGTCGAGAGTATCTTTGCGGGCAGATCGGGGAATGAACGGATGATGTCCCTGTTTCGCGAGGTGCAGCGCGTGCCGATCACCCGGGATGTCGTTGAAGCCGTCGCGCAGCAGCGGGATTTCATGCGGCGCATCCGCTCGGATAATGGCAGGGGAACACGCGATCATCTGGCGCGAGAGGGTATTCTGCTGCTCTCGGGGCAGTATGACGCGCCCTTGATCGCGTCGCTGGGTCTGGCGCGCTGTACAGGCAGTGAATTCATATCCTGCCGACCGGACTCGCAGAGTGAGGCGGATCTGGCGGCGCAGCACGGGATCGCAGTAGACTTGAGCCCGAACTGA
- a CDS encoding SOS response-associated peptidase, with protein MCGRFAAGDKTQAEMLEIVRGFLDMAVALDPDAPEPRGGYHIRPTNRIALVTRAGEGAMLTSANWQIAPPGGRPLINARIENSGFWRKAWEGGRCMIPALGYFEWSEVEGKKQPHFITVRRNAPVIFFAGFRSEDGQGCVILTRPPADQIAHIHNRMPVILSPEEVGDWLSGTMSREAAQAGLGTGWDGRFDYHRVAPLTNEADGEAVIEPYEPPQASFDF; from the coding sequence ATGTGCGGACGTTTTGCCGCCGGAGACAAGACGCAGGCGGAAATGCTTGAGATTGTGCGGGGGTTTCTCGACATGGCCGTTGCGCTGGACCCGGATGCGCCCGAGCCGCGCGGCGGTTATCACATCCGGCCAACAAACCGGATCGCCCTTGTCACGCGGGCGGGCGAGGGGGCCATGCTTACCTCGGCCAACTGGCAGATCGCGCCGCCGGGCGGGCGGCCCCTGATCAATGCGCGGATCGAGAACAGCGGCTTCTGGCGCAAGGCATGGGAGGGCGGGCGCTGCATGATCCCGGCGCTTGGGTATTTCGAGTGGAGCGAAGTAGAGGGCAAGAAACAGCCGCATTTCATCACCGTCAGGCGCAACGCCCCGGTGATCTTCTTTGCCGGGTTCCGGTCGGAGGACGGGCAGGGCTGTGTGATCCTGACGCGCCCGCCTGCCGATCAGATCGCGCATATCCATAACCGTATGCCAGTGATCCTGTCGCCGGAGGAGGTGGGCGACTGGCTGAGCGGGACGATGAGCCGGGAGGCGGCGCAGGCGGGGCTGGGCACGGGCTGGGACGGGCGGTTCGACTATCACCGCGTCGCCCCTCTGACCAACGAGGCCGATGGCGAGGCGGTGATCGAGCCGTATGAGCCGCCGCAGGCCAGTTTCGATTTCTGA
- the cmk gene encoding (d)CMP kinase, translating into MSFTVAIDGPAAAGKGTISREVAAHFGFAHLDTGLLYRATGRRTLDGTDPVEAARTLTPEDLEADDLRTPDVAQAASRVAAVPEVRAALVDFQRAFAMRAGGAVLDGRDIGTVICPDAQVKLYVTASDDIRADRRHKELTGKGMEISLEQVLEDLRQRDARDSAREAAPLKPAEDAVLLDTSEMSIDEAVASAIATIDSVRGRG; encoded by the coding sequence ATGAGTTTCACGGTCGCCATTGACGGGCCCGCGGCGGCGGGCAAGGGCACGATCTCGCGCGAGGTCGCGGCGCATTTCGGTTTTGCGCATCTCGATACGGGGCTTTTGTATCGTGCGACGGGGCGGCGGACGCTGGACGGAACGGACCCGGTCGAGGCGGCGCGGACATTGACGCCCGAGGATCTGGAGGCGGATGATCTGCGCACACCGGACGTGGCCCAGGCGGCCAGCCGGGTGGCGGCGGTCCCCGAGGTCCGGGCGGCGCTGGTGGATTTTCAGCGCGCCTTTGCGATGCGGGCGGGCGGGGCTGTGCTCGACGGGCGCGACATCGGCACGGTGATCTGCCCGGATGCACAGGTGAAGCTCTATGTGACGGCAAGCGACGATATCCGCGCCGACCGGCGGCATAAGGAGCTGACCGGCAAGGGCATGGAGATCAGCCTTGAACAGGTGCTGGAGGATCTGCGCCAGCGCGACGCCCGCGACAGCGCCCGCGAAGCGGCCCCGTTGAAGCCCGCCGAGGATGCGGTGCTGCTGGACACGTCCGAGATGAGCATTGACGAGGCCGTAGCGTCCGCGATCGCGACGATTGACTCGGTGCGCGGTCGGGGATGA
- the rpsA gene encoding 30S ribosomal protein S1, with protein sequence MAQNASMEEFEALLNESFEMDTPEEGSVVKGKVIAIEAGQAIIDVGYKMEGRVELKEFANPGEAPEIAVGDEVEVYLRAAENARGEAVISREMARREEAWDRLEKAYADDQRVEGAIFGRVKGGFTVDLGGAVAFLPGSQVDVRPVRDAGPLMGLKQPFQILKMDRRRGNIVVSRRAILEESRAEQRAEVIGKLAEGDSVDGVVKNITEYGAFVDLGGVDGLLHVTDMAWRRVNHPSEILSIGETVKVQVIKINKETHRISLGMKQLQDDPWDLVAAKYPLESTHTGRVTNITDYGAFVELEPGVEGLVHVSEMSWTKKNVHPGKIVSTSQEVEVMVLEIDSAKRRVSLGLKQTMRNPWEVFAETHPEGTEVEGEVKNITEFGLFIGLDGEIDGMVHLSDISWDERGEDAIQNYKKGDIVQAVVSEVDVEKERISLSIKALGGDKFAEAVGGVKRGSIITVEVTSIEDGGIEVEYEGMKSFIRRSDLSRDRSEQRPERFSVGDKVDVRVTNVDSKTRRLGLSIKAREIAEEKEAVEQYGSSDSGASLGDILGAALKGDGDK encoded by the coding sequence ATGGCTCAGAACGCATCTATGGAGGAATTCGAAGCCCTCCTGAACGAAAGCTTCGAAATGGACACGCCCGAAGAAGGGTCTGTTGTCAAAGGCAAAGTCATCGCAATCGAAGCGGGCCAAGCCATCATCGACGTCGGCTACAAAATGGAAGGCCGTGTCGAACTCAAAGAATTCGCAAATCCCGGTGAAGCCCCCGAAATCGCTGTTGGCGATGAGGTCGAGGTCTATCTGCGCGCGGCCGAGAATGCCCGCGGTGAGGCTGTCATCAGCCGCGAAATGGCCCGCCGCGAGGAAGCCTGGGATCGTCTGGAAAAAGCCTATGCCGACGACCAGCGCGTCGAAGGCGCCATCTTTGGCCGCGTCAAGGGCGGGTTCACCGTCGATCTGGGCGGTGCCGTGGCCTTCCTGCCCGGCTCTCAGGTCGATGTGCGCCCCGTGCGCGATGCCGGCCCGCTGATGGGTCTCAAGCAGCCCTTCCAGATCCTGAAAATGGATCGTCGCCGGGGCAACATCGTGGTGTCGCGCCGTGCGATCCTCGAAGAAAGCCGCGCCGAGCAGCGCGCCGAGGTGATCGGCAAGCTGGCCGAAGGCGACAGCGTCGATGGCGTGGTCAAGAACATCACCGAATACGGGGCCTTTGTGGACCTGGGCGGTGTCGATGGCCTGCTGCACGTGACCGACATGGCCTGGCGCCGGGTGAACCACCCGTCGGAAATCCTGTCGATTGGCGAAACCGTCAAGGTGCAGGTCATCAAGATCAACAAGGAAACCCACCGCATCAGCCTGGGCATGAAGCAGCTGCAGGACGATCCGTGGGATCTGGTGGCCGCCAAGTATCCGCTGGAAAGCACTCATACCGGCCGCGTGACCAACATCACCGATTACGGTGCGTTTGTTGAGCTGGAGCCCGGTGTCGAGGGTCTCGTTCACGTCTCGGAAATGTCCTGGACCAAGAAGAACGTGCATCCCGGCAAGATCGTTTCCACCTCGCAAGAGGTTGAAGTCATGGTGCTGGAAATCGATAGCGCCAAGCGCCGTGTCAGCCTTGGTCTCAAGCAGACCATGCGCAACCCGTGGGAAGTCTTCGCCGAAACCCATCCCGAGGGGACGGAAGTCGAAGGCGAGGTCAAGAACATCACCGAATTCGGTCTGTTCATCGGCCTCGACGGCGAAATCGACGGCATGGTGCACCTCAGCGACATCTCTTGGGACGAGCGCGGCGAAGATGCCATCCAGAACTACAAGAAGGGCGACATCGTTCAGGCGGTCGTCTCGGAAGTGGACGTGGAAAAAGAGCGCATCTCGCTGTCGATCAAGGCCCTGGGTGGCGACAAGTTCGCCGAAGCCGTTGGCGGCGTGAAACGCGGCTCGATCATCACGGTTGAGGTCACCTCGATCGAGGATGGCGGCATTGAGGTGGAATATGAAGGCATGAAATCCTTCATCCGCCGGTCTGACCTGTCGCGTGACCGTTCCGAGCAACGCCCCGAGCGCTTCTCGGTCGGTGACAAGGTCGATGTGCGCGTGACCAACGTGGACAGCAAGACCCGTCGTCTGGGCCTCTCGATCAAGGCGCGCGAAATCGCCGAAGAGAAAGAAGCCGTGGAACAGTACGGCTCGTCCGACAGCGGCGCGTCGCTGGGCGATATCCTTGGTGCCGCGCTGAAAGGCGACGGCGACAAGTAA
- the ihfB gene encoding integration host factor subunit beta, which produces MIRSELIQKVADDNPHLSYRDVERIVNTIFNEITEAMAQGNRVELRGFGAFSVKKRDARTGRNPRTGESVHVEEKHVPFFKTGKLLRDRLNGK; this is translated from the coding sequence ATGATCCGATCGGAACTGATCCAGAAAGTCGCCGATGACAATCCGCACCTGTCCTACCGTGATGTAGAGCGGATCGTGAACACCATTTTCAATGAGATCACCGAGGCCATGGCCCAGGGTAACCGCGTGGAACTGCGCGGTTTCGGGGCGTTTTCGGTGAAGAAGCGCGATGCGCGCACGGGGCGCAATCCGCGGACGGGTGAATCCGTCCATGTGGAAGAAAAGCACGTCCCGTTCTTCAAGACCGGCAAGCTGCTCCGGGACCGTCTGAACGGAAAGTAG
- a CDS encoding lipopolysaccharide assembly protein LapA domain-containing protein, with translation MRYIRYASIAIFAVALILVSLANREMVSVKVWPDELAGMAATNPSFELPLFIVIFGGILAGLIIGFVWEWIREAGERAEAARQAREMQRLRAEITRLKGEKHEGKDEVLALLEQAS, from the coding sequence ATGCGTTACATTCGCTATGCTTCCATCGCCATTTTTGCCGTGGCGTTGATTCTTGTGTCCTTGGCCAACCGCGAGATGGTGTCGGTCAAGGTGTGGCCGGATGAGCTGGCGGGTATGGCGGCGACGAACCCCAGCTTCGAGCTGCCGCTTTTCATCGTGATCTTCGGCGGCATTCTGGCCGGATTGATCATCGGCTTTGTCTGGGAGTGGATCCGCGAGGCGGGTGAACGGGCCGAGGCCGCGCGGCAGGCCCGCGAGATGCAGCGCCTGCGCGCCGAAATCACCCGGCTGAAGGGCGAAAAGCACGAGGGCAAGGACGAGGTTCTGGCGCTTCTGGAGCAAGCCAGCTAA
- a CDS encoding phosphoribosylanthranilate isomerase: MAQDIRVKICGLTTPEQVVAAAEAGAAYIGLNFFARSPRYVTPDLARDLALAAPPGVAKVALSVDADDALLDEITGTVPLDMLQLHGSETVERVEEVKARYGLPVMKVVGVADAADLAQIAEFEAVADQILVDAKPPKGADRPGGNALAFDWALIAGREWAKPWMLAGGLVPGNVAEAIAHTGARQVDVASGVESAPGVKDQGLMRAFVEAARCG; this comes from the coding sequence ATGGCACAGGATATTCGCGTCAAGATTTGCGGGCTGACCACGCCCGAACAGGTGGTGGCCGCCGCCGAGGCGGGCGCGGCCTATATCGGGCTGAATTTCTTTGCCCGTTCGCCGCGCTATGTGACGCCCGATCTGGCGCGGGATCTGGCGCTCGCGGCCCCGCCGGGGGTGGCCAAGGTGGCGCTGAGTGTGGATGCCGATGACGCGCTTCTGGATGAGATCACCGGCACGGTGCCGCTTGATATGTTGCAGTTGCACGGGTCGGAAACGGTGGAGCGGGTCGAGGAGGTCAAGGCCCGCTATGGCCTGCCGGTGATGAAGGTGGTGGGCGTTGCCGATGCCGCCGACCTTGCGCAGATTGCCGAATTTGAGGCGGTGGCCGATCAGATCCTCGTGGATGCCAAGCCGCCCAAGGGCGCGGACCGCCCCGGCGGCAATGCGCTGGCCTTTGACTGGGCGCTGATTGCCGGACGGGAGTGGGCGAAGCCCTGGATGCTGGCGGGCGGTCTGGTGCCCGGCAATGTCGCGGAGGCGATTGCGCACACCGGGGCGCGGCAGGTCGACGTGGCCTCGGGCGTGGAAAGCGCGCCGGGGGTCAAGGATCAGGGCCTGATGCGCGCCTTTGTCGAGGCGGCCCGGTGCGGGTGA
- a CDS encoding GNAT family N-acetyltransferase, whose amino-acid sequence MRVKFRAARREDVAAIVALFSDDILGHARENNAELAPYLEAFEAIAQESHNEVIVGEDVQGTIIATYQLTFISGLSLGASRRAQIEGVRVAREMRGEGIGAAMLRDAEDRARAAGCSLVQLTMNSARDEARRFYEREGFVASHVGFKKPLD is encoded by the coding sequence GTGCGGGTGAAGTTTCGCGCGGCCCGCCGCGAGGATGTGGCGGCGATTGTTGCCCTGTTTTCCGATGATATTCTTGGACATGCGCGCGAAAACAATGCGGAGCTCGCGCCCTATCTCGAAGCCTTCGAGGCCATCGCGCAGGAGTCGCATAACGAGGTGATTGTCGGTGAAGACGTGCAGGGAACGATCATTGCCACCTATCAGCTCACATTCATCTCGGGTCTTTCGCTCGGGGCGTCGCGCCGGGCGCAGATCGAAGGCGTGCGCGTGGCGCGTGAGATGCGCGGCGAGGGCATTGGTGCAGCGATGCTTCGCGACGCCGAAGACCGGGCGCGTGCGGCAGGGTGCAGCCTGGTGCAGCTGACCATGAACAGCGCACGCGACGAGGCCCGCCGGTTCTACGAACGCGAAGGCTTCGTTGCGTCTCATGTGGGCTTCAAGAAACCGCTCGATTGA
- a CDS encoding class I SAM-dependent DNA methyltransferase: protein METEDLNDVYGAKTPEESRAVYDKWSASYDADTIANGYRLPFLAAGMLASFLGRSHGPILDAGCGTGLVGESLMLMGYHHITGCDLSPEMVARAEKTGAYAGFELADMGAGLPFVDDHFAGFVCVGSFGPGHAPPSTLTHLARVLRPGGVGVFNLLEATYEEQGFPPVMEALEGTSWEVVHTSPPFLPFLLSEPDLWSRAYVVRAL from the coding sequence ATGGAAACGGAAGACCTCAATGATGTCTACGGCGCGAAGACGCCGGAGGAATCGCGCGCCGTTTATGACAAGTGGTCAGCGAGCTATGACGCGGACACGATTGCGAACGGATACCGGCTGCCGTTTCTGGCAGCGGGGATGCTGGCCAGTTTCCTTGGGCGTAGCCACGGGCCGATCCTCGATGCGGGCTGCGGCACGGGATTGGTGGGCGAGAGCCTGATGCTGATGGGCTATCACCACATCACCGGTTGCGATTTGTCGCCCGAGATGGTCGCGCGCGCCGAAAAGACCGGCGCCTATGCCGGGTTCGAGCTGGCGGATATGGGGGCGGGCCTGCCCTTTGTTGATGACCATTTCGCGGGCTTCGTCTGTGTCGGCTCTTTCGGGCCGGGCCATGCGCCGCCCTCGACGCTGACCCATCTGGCGCGGGTGTTGCGACCCGGCGGTGTGGGCGTCTTCAACCTGCTGGAGGCGACCTATGAGGAGCAGGGCTTTCCGCCAGTGATGGAGGCGCTGGAGGGAACATCCTGGGAGGTGGTCCATACCTCGCCCCCCTTCCTGCCCTTCCTTCTGTCCGAACCTGATCTGTGGTCTCGCGCCTATGTGGTGCGCGCCCTCTGA
- the trpB gene encoding tryptophan synthase subunit beta — MNDLFNSFMTGPDEKGRFGKFGGRFVSETLMPLILELEEQYEHAKTDQSFWDEMNHLWTHYVGRPSPLYFAEGLTEHLGGAKIYLKRDELNHTGAHKINNVLGQILLARRMGKTRIIAETGAGQHGVATATVCAKFGLKCVVYMGAHDVERQKPNVFRMRLLGAEVVPVTSGRGTLKDAMNDALRDWVTNVRDTFYCIGTVAGPHPYPAMVRDFQSIIGKEAKEQMMAAEGRLPDTIIAAIGGGSNAMGLFYPFLDDKDVRIIGVEAGGKGVNEKMEHCASLTGGRPGVLHGNRTYLLQDDDGQILEGYSISAGLDYPGIGPEHSWLHDTGRAEYVSITDREALEAFQLSCEKEGIIPALEPCHALAHVMKIAPELPADHIICMNMCGRGDKDIFTVARHLGFGMDEAD, encoded by the coding sequence ATGAATGATCTCTTCAACTCCTTCATGACCGGCCCCGACGAGAAGGGGCGGTTTGGCAAGTTTGGCGGGCGGTTTGTCTCCGAAACGCTGATGCCGCTCATCCTGGAACTGGAAGAGCAGTACGAACATGCCAAGACCGACCAGAGCTTCTGGGATGAGATGAATCACCTGTGGACCCATTACGTGGGCCGTCCCTCGCCGCTTTATTTTGCCGAAGGGCTGACCGAGCATCTGGGCGGGGCCAAGATTTATCTCAAGCGCGATGAGCTGAACCATACCGGCGCGCACAAGATCAACAACGTGCTGGGGCAGATCCTGCTGGCGCGGCGCATGGGCAAGACCCGGATCATCGCCGAGACCGGCGCGGGCCAGCATGGCGTGGCCACGGCGACGGTCTGTGCCAAGTTCGGCCTGAAATGCGTGGTCTATATGGGCGCGCATGACGTCGAGCGGCAAAAGCCCAATGTCTTCCGCATGCGCCTGCTGGGCGCCGAGGTGGTGCCGGTGACCTCTGGCCGGGGCACGCTCAAGGACGCGATGAACGACGCGCTGCGCGACTGGGTGACCAATGTGCGCGACACGTTTTATTGTATCGGCACCGTGGCGGGCCCGCATCCCTATCCGGCGATGGTGCGCGATTTCCAAAGCATCATCGGCAAGGAAGCCAAGGAACAGATGATGGCCGCTGAGGGCCGTCTGCCCGATACGATCATCGCCGCGATCGGTGGCGGCTCGAACGCGATGGGGCTGTTTTATCCCTTCCTTGATGACAAGGACGTGCGGATCATCGGCGTGGAGGCCGGCGGCAAGGGCGTGAACGAGAAGATGGAGCATTGCGCCTCACTGACCGGCGGACGCCCGGGCGTGCTGCATGGCAACCGGACCTATCTGTTGCAGGATGACGACGGGCAGATCCTCGAAGGCTATTCGATCTCGGCTGGCCTGGATTATCCCGGCATTGGCCCCGAACATAGCTGGCTGCACGACACCGGCCGCGCCGAATATGTGTCGATCACCGACCGCGAGGCGCTGGAGGCGTTCCAGCTCAGCTGTGAGAAAGAGGGGATCATCCCCGCGCTGGAGCCCTGTCACGCGCTCGCGCATGTGATGAAGATCGCGCCGGAACTGCCCGCCGATCACATCATCTGCATGAACATGTGTGGGCGTGGGGATAAGGACATCTTCACCGTGGCACGGCATCTGGGCTTCGGGATGGACGAGGCAGATTGA
- a CDS encoding helix-turn-helix transcriptional regulator, with amino-acid sequence MFFLFNILSSWLNLPVVLSNWQVIEIIEICAALGLLVGVGVTARLLVLSIRARRVAEDNLRLASGAFMTVLNERFDDWGLTPAERDVALFTVKGATLSDIAVMRNTSEGTVKAQSTAIYRKAGVNSRAQLLSLFIDDLMGDALPGVVDAVEPLDKAG; translated from the coding sequence GTGTTCTTCCTGTTCAACATCCTGTCGTCCTGGCTGAACCTCCCTGTGGTTCTGTCGAACTGGCAGGTCATAGAAATCATCGAGATTTGCGCGGCGCTCGGCCTGCTGGTGGGGGTCGGTGTCACGGCGCGGCTTCTGGTGCTCTCAATCCGGGCGCGGCGGGTGGCAGAGGACAACCTGCGGCTTGCCTCGGGGGCCTTCATGACCGTGCTGAACGAGCGGTTTGATGATTGGGGCCTCACCCCGGCTGAGCGCGACGTGGCCTTGTTCACGGTCAAGGGGGCGACGCTGTCCGATATCGCGGTGATGCGCAACACCTCCGAAGGCACCGTCAAGGCGCAGAGCACGGCCATCTACCGCAAGGCCGGTGTCAACAGCCGGGCGCAGTTGCTCAGCCTGTTCATTGACGACCTGATGGGAGACGCCCTGCCAGGGGTGGTCGATGCGGTGGAGCCACTCGACAAGGCCGGGTGA